Proteins encoded together in one Campylobacter concisus window:
- a CDS encoding efflux transporter outer membrane subunit, producing MKNKAFILITAAFLAGCSFRPDMPNVDTNFTSTYTYETSDIRDLWWREFNDENLNSLVENALERNTNLRVAYLNLEKAKASLGVAEADLLPSINLNVGYEKAKSSGETYTKQPQTRYRKSDINLGLNYEIDLWGRVRNNVAAAEESLNATKFDYDSARLSISSSVAKSYFALVSLNMQEAVLRETLKTYEDTLALRKTQLDLGSINEMTYLQSKAAVESAKTNLTSILNAKSKAITSLAILTGKGNNEILNGAVASSQNLPASPEISAGISSEILLRRSDVAKALADLKATNALVGVARAEYFPSISLTGLFGFSSIDFENIFVGNANTWSIGGSLAQKIFDFGRTKNNVAVAKTNKQIAAVNYEAAVKSALGEVRDALVSRQNAKISLEQVKNLLKSQQRIYSLAKEQYDAGYIGHLELLDAERNLLQAKLQDVSAKLDEVDSAVEVYRAFGGGFKLEK from the coding sequence ATGAAAAATAAGGCGTTTATACTTATAACGGCGGCGTTTTTGGCTGGTTGCTCATTTCGTCCAGATATGCCAAATGTAGATACAAATTTCACATCTACTTACACTTATGAGACAAGTGATATAAGGGATCTTTGGTGGAGAGAATTTAACGATGAAAATTTAAATTCTCTAGTAGAAAATGCACTTGAGAGAAATACAAATTTACGTGTTGCTTATTTAAATTTAGAGAAAGCAAAGGCAAGTCTTGGCGTAGCTGAGGCAGATTTGCTTCCTAGTATAAATTTAAATGTAGGCTACGAAAAAGCAAAAAGTAGCGGTGAAACATATACTAAACAACCACAAACTCGTTATAGAAAATCAGATATAAATTTAGGATTAAACTACGAGATTGATCTTTGGGGTAGAGTAAGAAATAATGTAGCAGCAGCCGAAGAAAGCCTAAATGCAACCAAATTTGACTACGATAGCGCGAGACTAAGTATCAGCTCAAGTGTTGCAAAAAGCTACTTTGCGTTAGTTTCATTAAATATGCAAGAAGCTGTGCTAAGAGAGACTTTAAAAACTTATGAAGACACGCTAGCGCTTCGCAAAACACAGCTTGATCTTGGAAGCATAAATGAGATGACTTATTTGCAAAGTAAGGCAGCAGTAGAAAGCGCTAAGACCAATCTTACTTCTATATTAAATGCAAAGTCAAAAGCTATCACCTCACTAGCCATCTTGACTGGTAAAGGTAATAATGAAATTTTAAATGGAGCTGTTGCTAGCTCACAAAATTTACCAGCTTCTCCCGAGATAAGTGCTGGCATTAGCTCTGAAATTTTGCTAAGAAGAAGCGACGTGGCAAAGGCACTGGCTGATTTAAAAGCTACAAATGCTCTTGTTGGTGTTGCAAGGGCTGAGTATTTTCCAAGCATTTCACTGACTGGACTTTTTGGCTTTTCAAGTATTGATTTTGAAAATATCTTTGTTGGAAATGCCAATACATGGAGCATAGGGGGCTCTTTAGCACAGAAAATTTTTGATTTTGGTAGGACAAAAAATAATGTAGCAGTGGCTAAAACAAATAAACAAATTGCCGCTGTTAATTATGAAGCAGCGGTAAAATCGGCTCTTGGCGAAGTAAGAGATGCGCTTGTTTCAAGGCAAAATGCAAAAATTTCTTTGGAACAAGTGAAAAATTTGCTAAAATCCCAACAAAGAATTTACTCGCTTGCTAAAGAGCAATATGATGCTGGCTATATTGGACATTTAGAGCTTCTTGATGCGGAGAGAAATTTGCTTCAGGCAAAATTACAAGACGTCTCAGCAAAGCTTGATGAGGTCGATAGCGCAGTCGAAGTTTATAGAGCTTTTGGTGGCGGCTTTAAGTTAGAAAAGTAA
- a CDS encoding ATP-binding protein, translating into MGTKILNFLFSWGFFVFAIALGVALWFAINYVDTFRLESSFYDIGEIFMMAAVFCIAFYVIAAIFVIPVRAIKKS; encoded by the coding sequence TTGGGAACTAAGATATTAAATTTCTTGTTTTCTTGGGGTTTTTTCGTTTTTGCTATCGCTCTTGGCGTAGCATTATGGTTTGCGATAAATTACGTGGATACATTTAGGCTTGAGTCAAGCTTTTATGATATCGGTGAGATATTTATGATGGCGGCTGTTTTTTGTATTGCCTTTTATGTGATCGCAGCAATATTTGTTATTCCTGTTAGAGCGATCAAAAAATCTTAA